Proteins from a single region of Syngnathus scovelli strain Florida chromosome 7, RoL_Ssco_1.2, whole genome shotgun sequence:
- the her13 gene encoding hairy-related 13, with product MAPSARHSKTDIGVQEEECYYGIQKVDRKTRKPLVEKQRRARINESLQELRTLLADADLHSKMENAEVLEMTVKKVEDVLKSRAEEADTLNHEASERFAAGYIQCMHEVHMFVSTCPGIDTTVAAELLNHLLECMPLNEDHLQDVLMDLIADTSGNADGTWRGGGDPLCSTLASPGGRSVSSGSSSGTSGEDSCSDLDDTDSEHNQSTAEALENREALSTPTVTYSRSMWRPW from the exons ATGGCTCCTTCTGCTCGGCACAGCAAGACCGATATTGGCGTGCAAGAGGAGGAGTGCTACTAtggcatccagaaggtggacaggAAG ACAAGGAAGCCTCTGGTGGAGAAGCAAAGGCGAGCTCGCATCAACGAGAGTCTGCAGGAGCTGAGGACCTTGTTAGCAGATGCAGAC TTGCACTCCAAGATGGAGAACGCGGAGGTGCTTGAGATGACGGTGAAAAAGGTGGAGGACGTCCTGAAGAGCAGAGCCGAAG AAGCGGACACGCTGAACCACGAAGCAAGCGAGCGCTTCGCAGCCGGCTACATCCAGTGCATGCACGAGGTCCACATGTTCGTGTCCACCTGTCCCGGCATCGACACGACAGtggccgccgagcttctcaatcaccttctggagtgCATGCCCCTCAACGAAGATCACCTCCAGGACGTGCTGATGGATCTAATTGCCGACACATCCGGGAACGCAGATGGCACGTGGCGCGGAGGCGGAGACCCGCTTTGTTCGACGCTGGCCTCCCCCGGGGGAAGGAGCGTGTCCAGCGGGTCGTCCTCCGGCACGTCCGGCGAGGACTCATGCTCCGATCTGGACGACACCGACAGCGAGCACAACCAGAGCACTGCGGAGGCTTTGGAAAACAGGGAAGCTCTGAGCACGCCCACCGTGACCTACTCCAGGTCCATGTGGAGACCCTGGTAG
- the her8.2 gene encoding hairy-related 8.2, which translates to MTASSMAHAGGKHASAKEERKMRKPLIERKRRERINNCLDQLKETVINAFRLDQSKLEKADILEMTVKHLQNIQINKLTDPLEAQQKYSTGYIQCMHEVHNMLLTCDWMDKTLGSRLLNHLLKSLPRSTEELQPTARNDVHGTPVSQSARPQRDSIRRERPGCHASAVSGRQDRAVLRSSHLGMLEMWRPW; encoded by the exons ATGACTGCTTCATCGATGGCACACGCTGGAGGAAAACACGCTAGTGCAAAAGAGGAACGGAAG ATGCGGAAGCCTCTGATCGAGAGGAAACGGCGCGAGAGGATAAATAACTGTTTGGATCAATTAAAAGAGACCGTGATCAACGCCTTCAGACTCGAT CAATCCAAACTCGAAAAAGCGGACATACTCGAGATGACAGTGAAACATCTGCAAAATATCCAGATAAATAAACTTACTG ACCCTTTGGAGGCccaacagaaatacagcacaggTTACATCCAGTGCATGCATGAAGTACACAACATGCTCCTCACTTGTGACTGGATGGATAAGACGCTCGGCTCCCGCCTGCTCAACCACCTGCTCAAGTCCTTACCGAGGTCCACTGAAGAGCTACAGCCCACAGCCAGAAATGATGTCCATGGAACTCCAGTCAGTCAAAGTGCTCGACCTCAGCGCGATTCAATCAGGAGGGAGCGACCCGGCTGCCATGCGTCTGCCGTCTCTGGGCGCCAGGATAGAGCTGTGCTCCGCAGTTCCCACTTGGGGATGCTGGAGATGTGGCGGCCCTGGTGA
- the cab39 gene encoding calcium-binding protein 39, with the protein MPFPFGKSHKSPTDIVKNLKDSMTVLEKHDISDKKAEKATEEVSKSLVAMKEILYGTNEKEPQTEAVAQLAQELYNSGLLSTLIADLQLIDFEGKKDVAQIFNNILRRQIGTRTPTVEYLCTQQNILFMLLKGYESPEIALNCGIMLRECIRHEPLAKITLWSEQFYDFFRYVEMSTFDIASDAFATFKDLLTRHKLLSAEFLEQHYDKFFSEYEKLLHSENYVTKRQSLKLLGELLLDRHNFSIMTKYISKPENLKLMMNLLRDKSRNIQFEAFHVFKVFVANPNKTQPILDILLKNQAKLIEFLSKFQNDRTEDEQFNDEKTYLVKQIRDLKRPTPQEA; encoded by the exons ATGCCGTTCCCCTTTGGCAAGTCCCACAAGTCGCCGACAGACATCGTCAAGAACCTAAAGGACAGCATGACGGTGCTTGAGAAGCATGACATCTCTGACAAAAAGGCTGAGAAG GCCACGGAAGAGGTGTCAAAGAGCCTGGTGGCCATGAAGGAAATCCTTTATGGGACTAATGAGAAAGAGCCCCAAACCGAAGCTGTGGCCCAACTCGCTCAGGAGCTTTACAACAGCGGCTTGCTCAGCACGTTGATAGCTGACCTCCAGCTCATTGACTTTGAG GGCAAGAAGGATGTAGCACAGATCTTCAACAACATCTTGAGACGTCAAATTGGCACTCGAACACCGACGGTGGAGTACCTCTGTACCCAGCAGAATATACTCTTCATGTTATTAAAAGG GTACGAGTCTCCGGAGATTGCCCTAAACTGCGGAATCATGTTGAGGGAATGCATCCGACATGAACCCCTGGCCAAAATCACACTGTGGTCGGAGCAGTTTTATGACTTTTTCCGATATGTGGAGATGTCCACGTTTGACATTGCCTCAGATGCGTTCGCCACTTTCAAA GACCTCCTTACAAGACACAAGCTACTGAGTGCAGAGTTTCTGGAGCAACATTATGACAAA TTCTTTAGTGAATACGAGAAGTTACTCCACTCTGAAAACTACGTGACAAAAAGACAGTCTCTCAAG TTACTAGGAGAGTTGCTTCTTGACCGGCACAACTTCAGCATCATGACGAAATACATCAGCAAGCCCGAAAATCTGAAGCTCATGATGAATTTGCTGCGTGACAAGAGCCGCAACATTCAGTTTGAGGCGTTCCATGTTTTTAAG GTGTTTGTGGCCAACCCCAACAAGACGCAGCCCATCCTGGACATCTTATTAAAAAACCAGGCCAAGCTCATCGAGTTCCTCAGCAAGTTCCAGAACGATAGAACAGAGGATGAACAGTTTAATGATGAAAAGACCTACCTGGTCAAACAGATCCGGGACCTCAAGAGGCCCACCCCGCAGGAGGCCTGA
- the itm2ca gene encoding integral membrane protein 2Ca: MVKITFQPVAGQKGDKQNDGDKTEILIPHPMEEEDELVLPLRPKKSPLNGLCCLTFGLVVFMAGLVLSSIYVYRYYFIPHAPEENLFHCKVVYEDSVYAPLRGRQELAENVGIYLADNYEKITVPVPHFGGSDPADIIHDFHRGLTAYHDIALDKCYVIELNTTIVMPPRNLWELLINVKKGTYLPQTYIIHEEMMVTGKVHNMRQLGPFIYRLCNGKDTYRLNRRVSRRRLTKREAKDCHRIRHFENTFVVETVICEEA, from the exons ATGGTGAAGATTACTTTCCAGCCTGTTGCGGGGCAGAAAGGAGATAAACAGAATGATGGCGACAAGACCGAAATCCTCATTCCTCATCCGATG gaggaggaggatgaactTGTCCTGCCTTTGCGGCCCAAGAAGTCGCCACTCAACGGGCTGTGCTGCCTGACGTTCGGCCTGGTTGTCTTCATGGCCGGTCTGGTCCTCTCCTCCATCTATGTGTACCGCTACTACTTCATACCACAC GCCCCAGAGGAAAACTTGTTCCACTGCAAGGTGGTTTACGAGGACTCTGTGTACGCACCGCTGCGTGGGCGACAAGAACTGGCAGAAAACGTTGGCATCTACTTGGCAGACAATTATGAGAAGATCACTGTGCCTGTGCCTCATTTTGGAGGCAGCGATCCTGCTGACATAATCCACGATTTCCACAGA GGATTGACTGCTTACCATGATATTGCCCTGGACAAGTGCTACGTGATTGAGCTCAATACCACCATTGTGATGCCCCCGCGTAACCTTTGGGAGTTGCTTATCAATGTCAAG AAAGGAACATACCTGCCGCAGACTTACATAATTCATGAAGAGATGATGGTGACCGGCAAAGTGCACAACATGCGTCAGCTTGGACCCTTCATCTACCGCCTTTGCAACGGCAAAGACACGTACCGCTTGAACCGCCGTGTCTCCCGCAGAC GCCTCACCAAGCGAGAGGCGAAGGACTGCCACCGCATTCGCCATTTTGAGAATACATTTGTGGTGGAGACGGTTATCTGCGAGGAGGCGTGA